In Nitratiruptor sp. YY09-18, a single window of DNA contains:
- a CDS encoding 4Fe-4S dicluster domain-containing protein, with protein sequence MQRREFFRSLIKPIQVQREESPLYPPYFKSVQDFGKCEECADKTCVKACEEEIIVIKNGAPSLDFRKSGCTFCDACAYACNEDVLNIDYKRLLPQVRIKEILCLAWNKTVCSMCKDVCLDNAIEFAGFFTPQVNEKCTGCGFCIGVCPTQAIVIGEEG encoded by the coding sequence GTGCAAAGGAGGGAATTTTTTAGATCACTTATTAAGCCGATCCAAGTACAAAGAGAGGAGTCTCCTCTCTACCCTCCATATTTTAAAAGTGTGCAAGATTTTGGAAAATGTGAAGAGTGTGCCGATAAAACATGTGTTAAAGCTTGTGAAGAGGAGATAATAGTTATCAAAAACGGTGCACCCTCTTTAGATTTTCGAAAATCAGGCTGCACCTTCTGTGATGCATGTGCATATGCGTGTAATGAGGATGTTTTAAACATTGATTATAAGAGACTTTTGCCGCAAGTGCGTATCAAAGAGATTCTCTGTCTTGCTTGGAACAAAACAGTATGCAGTATGTGTAAGGATGTTTGTCTCGATAATGCGATAGAATTTGCAGGGTTTTTTACTCCACAAGTCAATGAGAAGTGTACAGGATGTGGATTTTGCATAGGAGTCTGCCCAACAC
- a CDS encoding nitrate reductase cytochrome c-type subunit produces MKVKGLIAMAAATALFAATFAFAGSKVVTEDQLSYGSKGTPPKVEYSKAAPGTSKRFQRSYENAPPMIPHSIDGLLPITLDHNACLGCHMPSVAKSMGATPLPPTHFKDFFFATKKKLIKQKLYEDKKAYEKRLALMAKKKDIAPQRYNCVQCHAPQANAHPLVSNTFKPDFRNVENKKHSTLYKNLMEGVK; encoded by the coding sequence ATGAAAGTTAAAGGATTGATTGCAATGGCAGCTGCAACAGCACTTTTTGCTGCTACATTTGCTTTTGCAGGTTCAAAAGTGGTGACTGAAGATCAATTGAGTTATGGAAGTAAAGGAACTCCACCAAAAGTTGAATACTCAAAGGCAGCTCCAGGTACTTCAAAACGTTTTCAAAGAAGTTATGAGAATGCACCGCCAATGATCCCACATAGTATTGATGGATTGCTTCCGATTACCCTTGATCATAATGCATGCCTTGGATGTCATATGCCAAGTGTAGCAAAGAGTATGGGTGCTACACCACTTCCTCCAACACACTTTAAAGACTTTTTCTTTGCAACAAAGAAAAAACTTATCAAGCAAAAATTGTATGAGGATAAAAAAGCGTATGAAAAGAGACTTGCACTCATGGCCAAAAAAAAGGATATCGCACCACAGCGATACAACTGTGTGCAGTGCCACGCACCGCAAGCAAATGCTCATCCACTGGTAAGCAATACCTTCAAACCAGACTTTAGAAATGTTGAAAACAAAAAACATTCAACTCTGTATAAAAATTTGATGGAGGGAGTAAAATAG
- the napH gene encoding quinol dehydrogenase ferredoxin subunit NapH, with amino-acid sequence MSKLWDKYRFLLARRLVQLSVLVLYFGANAWGWKILQGNLSSSLLFQKIPLADPYALLQIFATGAIAAADVIIGAVIVAIFYALVGGRAFCSYVCPINMVTDLANYLRRKWNLDKFEKKWWASRNIRYWVLGLSFILSFLLGTAAFEMVSPISMMHRGIVFGMGFGWAAIVAIFLFDLFVLKNGWCGHICPLGGFYSIIGRYNLFRVHHNQPNCTLCMKCKEVCPEKEVLYMIGKKSQMVDMGECTLCGRCVEVCDDDALYFSIRDFAKKGDSHES; translated from the coding sequence TTGAGTAAGTTATGGGATAAATATAGATTCTTACTTGCAAGACGCTTAGTACAGCTTAGTGTTTTGGTGCTCTATTTTGGAGCCAATGCATGGGGCTGGAAGATCTTGCAAGGAAATCTTAGCTCATCGCTCCTATTTCAAAAAATCCCTTTGGCTGATCCTTATGCGCTATTGCAGATATTTGCGACAGGCGCTATTGCTGCTGCAGATGTCATTATAGGTGCTGTTATTGTTGCCATATTTTATGCACTTGTTGGTGGACGAGCCTTCTGTAGTTATGTTTGTCCTATTAATATGGTCACTGATCTAGCAAACTATCTCAGACGCAAGTGGAATCTTGATAAGTTTGAGAAAAAGTGGTGGGCAAGTCGCAATATCCGCTACTGGGTTTTGGGACTGAGCTTTATCCTCTCATTTTTGCTAGGGACTGCTGCTTTTGAGATGGTAAGTCCTATTTCGATGATGCATAGAGGTATTGTCTTTGGTATGGGATTTGGCTGGGCGGCAATTGTGGCAATATTTCTTTTTGATCTATTTGTCTTAAAAAATGGCTGGTGTGGACATATCTGTCCTCTTGGTGGATTTTACTCTATCATTGGCAGATACAACCTCTTTCGCGTCCATCATAACCAGCCAAACTGTACACTCTGTATGAAGTGTAAAGAGGTGTGTCCAGAAAAAGAGGTACTCTATATGATAGGCAAAAAGAGCCAGATGGTAGATATGGGAGAGTGTACACTGTGTGGACGGTGTGTCGAAGTATGTGATGATGATGCACTCTATTTTAGTATTCGTGATTTTGCAAAAAAAGGAGATAGTCATGAAAGTTAA
- the napG gene encoding ferredoxin-type protein NapG yields MDKNRRAFLVSMAQNVAIAATGAIVWSAFVDEAKASQLLLRPPGARKEDEFIKLCIKCGLCVEACPYDTLMLAKPGDYKPLGTPYYIPRDIPCYMCEDIPCVPPCPTGALDIESVTREEGGKKVFDITMMRMGVAIVDIKDCIAYWGIQCDACYRACPLLDKAIYMELRRNERTGKHAKLLPVVDPDYCTGCGLCEHACVTEIAAIKVFPRDVALGKVGEHYVKGWQKKDEERLKGSKGIGTTVTPRSKKSAVESLNEGIDFE; encoded by the coding sequence ATGGATAAAAATCGACGCGCCTTCCTTGTATCGATGGCGCAAAATGTAGCAATAGCTGCTACAGGAGCAATTGTTTGGAGCGCTTTTGTCGATGAGGCAAAAGCCTCCCAGCTTTTGCTGCGACCACCAGGTGCTAGAAAAGAGGATGAGTTTATAAAACTTTGTATCAAATGTGGGCTTTGTGTAGAGGCATGCCCCTATGATACGTTGATGTTGGCAAAACCGGGAGATTACAAGCCTCTTGGTACGCCATACTATATACCAAGGGATATTCCGTGCTATATGTGCGAGGATATCCCTTGTGTGCCACCATGTCCGACTGGTGCGCTCGATATTGAGAGTGTCACAAGAGAGGAAGGTGGCAAAAAGGTCTTTGACATTACAATGATGCGTATGGGTGTAGCGATAGTAGATATTAAAGATTGTATCGCTTACTGGGGGATACAATGTGATGCTTGCTATCGTGCCTGTCCACTTTTGGATAAAGCTATATATATGGAGCTAAGACGCAATGAGAGGACAGGAAAGCACGCGAAGCTTTTGCCGGTGGTAGATCCAGATTACTGTACAGGGTGTGGGCTTTGTGAACACGCATGTGTAACTGAGATCGCAGCAATAAAAGTATTCCCAAGAGATGTAGCGCTCGGGAAAGTTGGTGAGCACTATGTCAAAGGGTGGCAGAAAAAAGATGAAGAGCGCTTGAAAGGTAGCAAAGGGATTGGTACTACTGTGACTCCAAGAAGCAAAAAGAGTGCAGTGGAATCTTTGAATGAGGGGATAGATTTTGAGTAA
- the napA gene encoding nitrate reductase catalytic subunit NapA produces the protein MAMDRRDFLKSAAAATAASAVGLSVPKEMEAASKEAEKGWRWDKAVCRFCGTGCGIMIATKDDRIVAVKGDPLAPVNRGLNCIKGYFTAKIMYGADRLKTPLLRMNDKGEFDKHGKFRPVSWKKAFDVMEEQFKKAYNELGPTGVAFFGSGQYTVQEGYAAAKLMKAGFRSNNIDPNARHCMASAVAGFIQTFGIDEPAGCYDDIELTDTIVLWGSNMAEMHPILWARCTDRKLSNPDKVKVVVLSTYTHRSCDLADDVIIFKPNTDLAIWNYIARSIVYDHPDAIDWKFVKEYCVFTTGYPDIGYGMRNPKHAEKLGYSKKEMETVWHQDHKKLSEDEKKALAPFGYGKASVMKMRHAKAAGKHWAISFEEFKKSLEPYTLDYVAKVAKGDPDESLESFKAKLKRLKDLYVEKGRKVVSFWTMGMNQHTRGTWDNELSYVVHFLLGKQALPGSGAFSLTGQPSACGTAREVGTFAHRLPADMVVFNPKHREISEKIWRLPKGTLNPKVGSHIVKIMRDLEDGKIKFAWVHVCNPWQDTANANHWIKAARTMDNFIVVSDGYPGISAKVADLILPSAMIYEKWGAYGNAERRTQHWRQQVTPVGDAMPDIWQYTEFAKRFKLKEVWKEWKLPDGTVLPNVLDEAKKMGYSPDDTLFDVLFANDYYRSFKWPDPIAEGHGNTTAEGDKRNVIGTDGKPWKGYGFFLEKACWEEYRKFGAGRGHDYAPFDVYHKVRGLRWPVVNGKDTPWRFNVNYDPYAKREKELGHVKGEFAFYGHALKVIPQGNLHGPDSHKPKIHLPNKAKIFARPYMEPPEVPDNEYDTWLCTGRVLEHWHSGTMTMRVPELYRAVPEALCYMHPEDAKKRGVKRGDLVVIESRRGKCKARVETRGRNRPPRGLVFVPWFDERVYINLVTLDATCPISKQTDYKKCAVKIYKA, from the coding sequence ATGGCTATGGATAGAAGGGATTTCCTCAAGAGCGCTGCTGCAGCCACTGCTGCAAGTGCCGTAGGACTGAGTGTACCAAAAGAGATGGAAGCAGCATCAAAAGAGGCTGAAAAAGGATGGCGATGGGATAAGGCAGTCTGTCGCTTCTGCGGAACTGGTTGTGGCATTATGATTGCAACCAAAGATGATAGAATCGTTGCGGTCAAAGGTGACCCGCTTGCACCGGTTAACCGCGGTCTTAACTGTATCAAGGGATACTTTACGGCTAAGATCATGTATGGTGCTGATAGGCTCAAGACACCACTGCTTCGTATGAATGATAAGGGCGAGTTTGATAAACATGGAAAATTTCGCCCAGTGAGTTGGAAAAAAGCTTTCGATGTAATGGAGGAGCAGTTTAAAAAAGCGTACAATGAACTTGGGCCAACAGGTGTTGCATTTTTTGGTTCTGGTCAGTACACTGTCCAGGAAGGATATGCGGCTGCAAAACTTATGAAAGCTGGATTTAGAAGTAACAACATCGATCCAAATGCACGCCACTGTATGGCAAGTGCGGTTGCTGGATTTATCCAGACATTTGGTATCGATGAGCCAGCGGGATGTTATGATGATATCGAGCTTACCGATACGATAGTGCTCTGGGGTTCAAATATGGCAGAGATGCACCCGATTCTTTGGGCACGCTGTACAGATAGAAAGCTCTCAAACCCAGATAAAGTCAAAGTAGTTGTTCTCTCAACATATACCCATAGAAGCTGTGATCTTGCAGATGATGTGATTATCTTCAAACCAAACACAGACCTTGCTATCTGGAACTATATTGCAAGAAGTATCGTTTATGATCATCCAGATGCAATCGATTGGAAGTTTGTCAAAGAGTACTGCGTCTTTACTACAGGATATCCAGATATCGGTTATGGTATGCGCAATCCTAAACATGCCGAAAAACTTGGATATAGCAAAAAAGAGATGGAGACAGTTTGGCATCAAGACCATAAAAAACTCTCAGAAGATGAGAAGAAAGCTCTTGCTCCATTTGGATATGGTAAAGCTAGTGTAATGAAGATGAGGCATGCAAAAGCTGCAGGAAAACACTGGGCTATCAGCTTTGAAGAGTTTAAAAAATCACTTGAACCGTATACACTTGATTATGTGGCAAAAGTGGCCAAAGGTGATCCTGATGAGAGCCTTGAGAGCTTCAAAGCAAAACTCAAAAGACTCAAAGATCTCTATGTAGAAAAAGGGCGTAAGGTTGTGAGCTTCTGGACAATGGGTATGAACCAGCACACCAGAGGCACTTGGGATAATGAACTTAGCTACGTAGTACACTTCTTGCTTGGTAAACAAGCACTTCCTGGAAGTGGAGCATTCTCGCTTACTGGACAGCCAAGTGCGTGTGGTACAGCACGTGAAGTTGGTACATTTGCACACAGACTCCCAGCAGATATGGTGGTTTTCAATCCAAAACATAGAGAGATCTCTGAGAAGATTTGGCGTCTTCCAAAAGGAACGCTCAATCCAAAAGTTGGAAGCCATATCGTAAAAATTATGCGCGATCTTGAAGATGGCAAAATAAAATTTGCTTGGGTACATGTATGTAACCCATGGCAAGATACTGCAAATGCCAACCACTGGATAAAAGCAGCACGCACAATGGATAACTTTATCGTAGTAAGTGATGGGTATCCAGGAATCAGTGCAAAAGTTGCCGATCTTATCTTGCCAAGTGCGATGATCTATGAAAAATGGGGAGCATATGGTAACGCTGAGCGTCGAACACAGCACTGGAGACAGCAAGTAACTCCAGTAGGGGATGCGATGCCTGATATCTGGCAATACACTGAATTTGCAAAACGATTTAAACTCAAAGAGGTATGGAAAGAGTGGAAACTTCCTGATGGAACAGTTTTGCCAAATGTACTCGATGAAGCGAAGAAAATGGGATACAGTCCAGATGATACACTCTTTGATGTACTCTTTGCAAACGATTACTACAGAAGCTTCAAGTGGCCTGATCCGATTGCTGAAGGTCATGGAAACACTACAGCAGAAGGTGATAAACGTAACGTTATCGGTACTGATGGCAAACCATGGAAGGGATATGGTTTCTTCCTTGAAAAAGCATGCTGGGAAGAGTATCGTAAATTTGGTGCAGGACGAGGACATGACTATGCGCCATTTGATGTATACCACAAAGTGCGAGGTCTCAGATGGCCAGTTGTTAATGGCAAAGATACTCCATGGCGATTTAATGTCAATTACGATCCATATGCAAAACGAGAAAAAGAGCTTGGCCATGTAAAAGGTGAGTTTGCATTCTATGGACACGCACTTAAGGTGATTCCACAAGGAAATCTCCATGGACCAGATAGTCATAAACCAAAAATTCACTTGCCAAACAAAGCCAAAATCTTTGCAAGACCTTACATGGAGCCACCTGAAGTTCCAGATAATGAATATGACACATGGCTCTGTACAGGACGCGTGCTTGAACATTGGCACAGTGGAACAATGACAATGAGAGTGCCTGAGCTCTATAGAGCAGTTCCAGAAGCGCTTTGCTACATGCATCCAGAAGATGCGAAAAAACGTGGTGTAAAACGGGGTGACTTGGTAGTGATCGAGAGCCGCCGCGGTAAGTGTAAAGCACGTGTTGAGACAAGGGGCCGTAACCGACCGCCACGCGGACTCGTATTTGTGCCTTGGTTTGATGAGCGTGTCTATATCAACCTTGTAACACTTGATGCAACATGTCCGATCTCTAAACAGACTGACTATAAAAAGTGCGCAGTCAAAATCTATAAGGCTTGA
- a CDS encoding FmdE family protein: protein MHYPAFFDAVEKITLFDPLGAFLGAFDNGIVEFSYLDAVKFAGHSCPTVAGAFLMAKIGLANLFKDELPKRGEIAVALQGAKSEGVNGVIGNTIAYICGVSDEAGFKGIGGHFDRSNNLTYNAPIKGQVSLTDLATNNTVTLSYDPSIIPPDPQMKPLMQKIMSGQASEEEKQLFRSLWQERVKKILLSKELWPQIIKVS from the coding sequence ATGCACTATCCAGCATTTTTTGATGCAGTCGAAAAGATAACTCTCTTTGATCCATTGGGAGCATTTTTGGGTGCTTTTGATAATGGCATAGTCGAATTTAGCTATCTTGATGCAGTAAAATTTGCAGGCCACTCATGTCCAACAGTTGCTGGAGCATTTTTGATGGCAAAAATAGGACTTGCAAATCTTTTCAAAGATGAACTCCCAAAACGGGGTGAAATAGCAGTTGCCCTGCAGGGTGCAAAGAGTGAGGGTGTTAATGGCGTTATAGGCAATACTATAGCCTATATATGCGGAGTAAGTGATGAGGCTGGCTTCAAAGGTATAGGAGGGCATTTTGATCGCAGCAATAACCTCACCTACAATGCACCAATAAAAGGTCAAGTGAGTCTCACAGATCTAGCAACAAACAACACAGTAACGCTGAGCTATGATCCGTCTATCATTCCACCAGATCCACAGATGAAACCACTCATGCAAAAAATTATGAGTGGGCAGGCAAGCGAGGAAGAGAAGCAACTCTTTCGCTCCCTTTGGCAAGAGAGAGTCAAAAAGATTCTTCTCTCCAAAGAGCTGTGGCCACAGATAATAAAAGTGAGCTAA
- a CDS encoding DUF1858 domain-containing protein: MEITDKTKVHDLLQTYPELEEKLIALNPKYKKLKNPILRKTIARVATLRQVAAVGGMDVQELVNTLRKFVGQEPIVINEEKKEQIAPQWIMQEPQAVFDANELLDSGQNPLAVISKKLKELPQGSMIVLKSDFLPEPLIEEFKKRGHEVYAKPIDEEHYLTYIKV, encoded by the coding sequence ATGGAGATAACTGATAAAACAAAAGTGCATGATCTTTTGCAGACATATCCTGAGCTTGAAGAGAAGCTCATTGCTCTCAATCCAAAATATAAAAAGCTCAAAAATCCGATACTGCGCAAGACTATAGCAAGAGTTGCCACTTTGCGTCAGGTTGCTGCGGTTGGTGGGATGGATGTGCAAGAGCTTGTAAATACATTGCGCAAATTTGTTGGGCAAGAGCCAATAGTTATAAATGAAGAAAAAAAAGAGCAAATAGCACCCCAATGGATAATGCAAGAGCCGCAAGCAGTTTTTGATGCGAACGAGCTTTTAGATAGTGGGCAAAATCCACTAGCTGTAATTTCAAAAAAGCTCAAAGAGCTGCCGCAAGGCTCCATGATTGTACTCAAATCCGACTTCTTGCCAGAGCCCCTCATAGAAGAGTTTAAAAAAAGAGGGCATGAAGTATATGCAAAGCCAATCGATGAGGAGCACTATTTAACGTATATCAAAGTTTAG
- a CDS encoding metal-sulfur cluster assembly factor — protein MAKVTKEQIYDAIRTVIDPEVGFNLVDLGLIYDVDIDEENNVHVKMTLSTRGCPLHQMMQQWVKEAVERIPGVKDVTVEIVWDPPWNISMASDVVKKALGAG, from the coding sequence ATGGCTAAAGTAACAAAAGAGCAGATCTATGACGCGATTCGTACTGTCATTGATCCTGAAGTTGGATTCAATCTTGTGGACTTGGGTCTTATCTATGATGTGGATATTGATGAGGAGAATAATGTTCATGTGAAGATGACCCTCTCTACAAGAGGGTGTCCTTTGCATCAGATGATGCAGCAGTGGGTAAAAGAGGCGGTTGAGCGCATACCCGGTGTCAAAGATGTAACGGTAGAGATCGTATGGGATCCACCGTGGAATATCTCAATGGCAAGTGATGTTGTCAAGAAAGCTTTGGGCGCTGGATGA